A genome region from Sphingomonas sp. BGYR3 includes the following:
- a CDS encoding DUF2497 domain-containing protein — translation MGDISNETSMEDILSSIKRIIAEEAEPVAAIQRPRKVARPVDPIAAASDERVQDDHPDDVLELDAYATAASSPLRETADAIRPAAPGKAEPAERPARPAASAQPAGEGILSAGTADATSRSLEALSRMIVRPEVQGSDTLEGLVKEMLRPMLRDWLDAHLPAMVEQLVAKEIARITGRQG, via the coding sequence ATGGGCGACATCAGCAACGAGACCTCGATGGAAGACATCCTGTCGTCGATCAAGCGGATCATCGCCGAAGAAGCAGAGCCGGTTGCCGCGATCCAGCGTCCGCGCAAGGTTGCCCGTCCGGTCGATCCGATCGCCGCCGCGTCCGATGAGCGGGTTCAGGACGACCATCCTGACGATGTGCTTGAACTGGACGCCTATGCCACCGCAGCGTCGTCGCCACTCCGGGAAACGGCCGATGCAATCCGCCCGGCAGCCCCGGGCAAGGCAGAACCTGCCGAACGGCCTGCACGGCCCGCTGCCAGCGCGCAGCCCGCGGGTGAAGGTATCCTGTCGGCAGGAACGGCCGACGCAACCAGCCGCTCGCTTGAGGCGTTGTCCCGCATGATCGTGCGGCCAGAAGTCCAGGGCAGCGATACGCTGGAAGGGCTGGTCAAGGAAATGCTTCGTCCGATGCTGCGCGACTGGCTGGACGCGCATTTGCCGGCCATGGTCGAACAGCTGGTTGCCAAGGAGATCGCCCGGATCACCGGCCGTCAAGGATGA
- a CDS encoding CBS domain-containing protein, whose product MTIAAILSTKGADVVSIAADRPVREAVALLATRRIGCVPVMTDDRVAGVFSERDVIYALEREGAGALDRPVSALMTAPAITVAPGDAVIAALSLMTQRRIRHLPVVEDGALIGFVSIGDLVKFRIDRIEQEADALRSYIQQS is encoded by the coding sequence ATGACGATTGCCGCGATTTTATCGACCAAGGGCGCCGACGTCGTGTCCATCGCCGCCGATCGCCCGGTCCGCGAGGCGGTGGCATTGCTGGCGACGCGCCGCATCGGATGCGTGCCGGTGATGACGGACGACCGGGTGGCCGGCGTCTTTTCCGAACGCGACGTGATCTATGCCCTGGAACGCGAAGGGGCAGGCGCGCTGGACCGGCCGGTCAGCGCGCTGATGACTGCGCCCGCCATCACGGTTGCGCCGGGCGATGCGGTGATCGCCGCCCTGTCGCTGATGACGCAGCGGCGAATCCGCCACCTGCCGGTGGTGGAGGACGGGGCGCTGATCGGATTTGTGTCGATCGGCGACCTCGTCAAATTCCGCATCGACCGCATCGAGCAGGAGGCCGATGCCCTGCGCAGCTATATCCAGCAGTCCTGA
- a CDS encoding methyltransferase domain-containing protein has translation MVDQAALSPNAATMRQAMVVSQLRPSAVNDVRVVTAMGRLPRERFLPAEHRAIAYRDTLLPLGEGRLHNSPLATGRLLTEARLRADDRVLVIGAAGGYSAAVAAEIVASVVALEQSPALAATARLALADIAHVELVEGPLAAGWADAGPYDVILIDGAVEHLPDAIIEQLKPGGRLVTGISDRGVTRLAFGERTAGGFGLVNFADIDCPELPGFAVPRGFTF, from the coding sequence ATGGTCGATCAAGCCGCCCTTTCCCCCAACGCCGCAACCATGCGGCAAGCAATGGTTGTCAGCCAGTTGCGGCCCAGCGCCGTCAATGATGTGCGGGTGGTCACTGCGATGGGCCGTTTGCCCCGGGAACGGTTCCTACCGGCCGAGCATCGCGCCATCGCCTATCGCGACACCCTGTTGCCGCTGGGCGAGGGGCGGTTGCACAACAGCCCGCTGGCGACCGGCCGCTTGCTGACCGAGGCGCGGCTGCGCGCCGATGACCGGGTGCTGGTGATCGGCGCGGCAGGCGGCTATTCGGCGGCCGTGGCAGCCGAGATCGTTGCATCGGTCGTCGCGCTGGAGCAATCGCCGGCCCTGGCCGCCACGGCGCGTCTGGCGCTGGCCGATATCGCCCATGTCGAGTTGGTCGAAGGGCCGCTGGCCGCGGGCTGGGCGGATGCCGGGCCCTATGACGTTATCCTGATCGACGGTGCGGTCGAGCATCTGCCCGATGCCATCATCGAACAGCTGAAGCCGGGCGGCCGTCTGGTCACCGGGATCAGCGACCGCGGGGTCACTCGTCTGGCGTTCGGGGAGCGGACCGCCGGCGGCTTTGGCCTTGTGAATTTCGCGGATATCGATTGCCCCGAGCTGCCCGGATTTGCCGTGCCGCGCGGGTTTACATTCTGA
- a CDS encoding TolC family outer membrane protein produces MRRNLALISASLIALAAPASAETLREAMVRAYQSNPTLTGQRAQLRATDEQVAIARANGLPDIALNGQYSEDFIQANNQFIRPERSVTGQAQVTVPVYLGGQVKNATRAAETRVLSGRATLRGTEADLFTAVVNVYMNVIRDEAIVELNRQNVRALEVNLRATRDRFEVGDLTRTDVAQSEARLQGAIGQLRTAEATLIGSREAYIRVVGTEPGTLEAPPALPGLPADPVEAVRVALENNPNLESARRASDAAGFDVKTARAERNPRVSSFLRGSYFNYLGSLGVPAQESGNAASAGVQLTVPIYQGGGPAASVRRAEALEGVAIEQVTLVERQIVEQSRALFASWQSSLQVIEASEAQVSANRLSLEGVRAENSVGTRTILEILDAERELLNAQVQLVSARRDAYVAGFALLAAMGRAEARDLGLDGGPLYDPEVNYRRVKRSIFDWGTGPSPVPVATPTVNSAPQTPVVTRPLEPELQRDIDSMNPKVDQ; encoded by the coding sequence ATGCGTCGTAACCTTGCCTTGATCAGTGCCAGCCTGATCGCACTCGCTGCCCCGGCATCGGCGGAAACGCTGCGCGAGGCGATGGTCCGCGCCTATCAAAGCAACCCGACGCTGACCGGCCAGCGCGCCCAGCTGCGCGCGACGGATGAGCAGGTGGCGATCGCCCGTGCCAACGGCCTGCCCGATATTGCGCTGAACGGGCAATATTCCGAAGATTTCATCCAGGCGAACAACCAGTTCATCCGCCCCGAGCGCAGCGTGACGGGTCAGGCGCAGGTCACCGTGCCCGTTTATCTGGGCGGTCAGGTGAAGAACGCGACACGGGCGGCGGAAACCCGCGTCCTGTCGGGCCGTGCGACGCTGCGCGGGACGGAGGCGGATTTGTTCACCGCCGTCGTGAACGTGTACATGAACGTGATCCGCGACGAGGCCATCGTCGAATTGAACCGCCAGAATGTCCGTGCGCTGGAAGTGAACCTGCGCGCGACGCGGGACCGGTTCGAGGTGGGCGACCTGACCCGCACCGATGTCGCCCAGTCGGAGGCGCGGTTGCAGGGTGCGATCGGCCAGCTGCGCACCGCCGAAGCGACGCTGATCGGCAGCCGGGAAGCCTATATCCGCGTGGTCGGCACGGAGCCGGGAACGCTGGAGGCGCCGCCGGCGCTGCCGGGTCTGCCCGCCGATCCGGTCGAAGCGGTCCGCGTGGCGCTGGAAAACAATCCCAATCTGGAATCCGCGCGACGGGCGAGCGATGCCGCCGGCTTTGACGTGAAGACCGCGCGGGCGGAACGCAATCCGCGGGTCAGCTCGTTCCTGCGCGGCAGTTATTTCAACTATCTCGGCTCGCTGGGCGTGCCGGCGCAGGAATCGGGGAATGCCGCCAGCGCAGGCGTTCAGCTGACCGTGCCGATCTATCAGGGTGGCGGGCCGGCCGCCTCGGTTCGCCGGGCGGAGGCGCTGGAAGGCGTGGCCATCGAACAGGTGACGCTGGTCGAGCGGCAGATCGTCGAACAGTCGCGCGCATTGTTTGCCAGCTGGCAATCCTCGCTTCAGGTCATCGAAGCATCCGAGGCTCAGGTGTCGGCCAACCGGCTGTCGCTGGAAGGGGTCCGGGCGGAAAACAGCGTGGGCACGCGGACCATCCTGGAAATCCTGGATGCCGAGCGCGAATTGCTGAACGCGCAGGTGCAGCTGGTTTCGGCGCGGCGCGACGCCTATGTCGCCGGCTTTGCGCTGCTGGCGGCGATGGGCCGGGCGGAGGCGCGCGATCTGGGGCTGGATGGCGGCCCGCTCTATGATCCGGAAGTCAATTATCGCCGGGTGAAGCGTTCGATCTTCGACTGGGGCACAGGTCCGAGCCCCGTTCCCGTTGCCACGCCGACTGTCAACAGTGCGCCGCAGACCCCGGTGGTCACGCGCCCGCTGGAACCGGAGCTGCAGCGTGACATTGACAGCATGAACCCAAAAGTCGATCAGTAA
- a CDS encoding lipopolysaccharide biosynthesis protein, producing the protein MTQSPEITNQPLESFTDQVRTAVLWRSGTQIFSQILTWASTFLVIRILNPSDYGLFAMTQVILVLLNLLNGYGLASGYIQKREASLSDARQLLGMLILVNLILGVLQFAAAPLAAAYYRQPIVADLLRVQALLFLTTPFSAYGHAVLCRRMDFRGQAAANLASAIAGAGTALTCALSGWGIWTLIAAPIALFGTHATISMIAANQWVRPSFRFSGSGAMARYGALIATSQFFWFLQSQADVVIAGRVLDPHALGIYTTSLFLTQIFVSKFVPPLNEVAFSAYARIQEDRAAVAGGFARSVRLILLIGAPFYMGLFAVADPLVAVILGDKWLAAADVIRIIVFAMPFMTVQVLFSPATDAMGRPDISVGNGALAALLFPVCFLVGIQFGVAGLAASWLVAHPLYLAWCARRSLPVIGLSPRALAAAAAPPMLAAIAMAGIVTLIDRMTMIGDSVPRLILLVASGAAAYAVWLMLFARPTLNDAITLVLNRKARAAT; encoded by the coding sequence ATGACCCAGAGCCCCGAAATCACGAATCAGCCCCTCGAATCGTTCACCGATCAGGTGCGAACCGCCGTCCTCTGGCGCTCAGGAACCCAGATTTTCAGCCAGATTCTCACCTGGGCGTCGACATTCCTCGTGATTCGGATCCTGAACCCGTCCGATTACGGCCTGTTCGCGATGACTCAGGTGATTCTGGTCCTGCTCAATCTGCTCAACGGCTATGGTCTGGCTTCCGGCTATATCCAGAAGCGCGAGGCCAGCCTGTCCGATGCGCGGCAGCTGCTGGGCATGCTCATCCTGGTGAACCTGATCCTGGGCGTGCTTCAGTTCGCGGCTGCTCCGCTTGCTGCTGCCTATTATCGCCAGCCGATCGTCGCCGACCTGCTGCGCGTGCAGGCGCTCCTGTTCCTGACCACGCCGTTCAGTGCCTATGGTCATGCGGTGCTGTGCCGGCGGATGGACTTTCGCGGTCAGGCGGCGGCCAATCTGGCGTCCGCTATTGCCGGTGCCGGTACTGCGCTGACCTGCGCCCTGTCCGGCTGGGGCATCTGGACCCTGATCGCGGCGCCGATCGCCTTGTTCGGCACCCATGCAACGATCAGCATGATCGCGGCCAATCAATGGGTGCGCCCCAGCTTCCGCTTTTCCGGGTCCGGGGCGATGGCCCGTTACGGCGCGCTAATCGCGACCAGCCAATTCTTCTGGTTCCTGCAAAGCCAGGCAGATGTCGTCATTGCCGGCCGCGTGCTCGATCCGCACGCGCTGGGCATCTATACCACCAGCCTGTTCCTCACCCAGATCTTCGTCAGCAAATTCGTGCCGCCGCTGAATGAGGTCGCCTTTTCCGCCTATGCCCGGATCCAGGAGGATCGCGCGGCGGTGGCCGGCGGCTTTGCCCGGTCGGTGCGGCTGATCCTGCTGATCGGTGCGCCCTTCTATATGGGCCTGTTCGCGGTTGCCGATCCGCTGGTGGCGGTCATTCTGGGCGACAAATGGCTGGCGGCGGCGGACGTCATCCGAATCATCGTCTTTGCCATGCCGTTCATGACGGTGCAGGTCCTCTTCTCTCCCGCCACCGATGCCATGGGCCGCCCGGATATCAGCGTCGGCAACGGCGCACTCGCCGCCCTGCTCTTTCCGGTCTGCTTCCTTGTCGGCATTCAGTTCGGGGTGGCCGGTCTGGCGGCAAGCTGGCTGGTGGCGCATCCGCTCTATCTGGCGTGGTGCGCGCGCCGCTCGCTGCCGGTCATCGGCCTGTCGCCCCGCGCGCTGGCCGCCGCTGCCGCCCCGCCGATGCTCGCCGCGATCGCCATGGCCGGGATCGTGACGCTGATCGACCGGATGACGATGATCGGGGACAGCGTGCCGCGCCTCATCCTGCTCGTCGCGTCGGGCGCCGCCGCCTATGCCGTCTGGCTGATGCTGTTCGCCCGGCCGACGCTGAACGATGCGATCACGCTGGTGCTCAACCGCAAGGCCCGGGCCGCTACCTGA